A genomic segment from Bombus affinis isolate iyBomAffi1 chromosome 13, iyBomAffi1.2, whole genome shotgun sequence encodes:
- the LOC126923271 gene encoding transcription factor stalky-like isoform X1 — protein sequence MFDVPPKFYELCRLCLSSDGVKLSIFEEEGAQRNFADKILTCLSITVKDGDSLPPIICHRCVYKLDVLHNFREVSHKSDVILKQYLDYAKQLSSHDDQKKSFSTAKVAGLSPLQSFLQLNKTLFNEEPNSPASINQNVIPQTQTHHLELCTNDMPEHDNIKCEPEDDTCSNSSDPDRLEIEDRDEQDTEGEENGYDMTINKRMKVETNYEESKTSTPNRSPVNRMDTPESNCSDTNIDQETTKLWQALANNRSLEITRTNGDKLNNGFTGEATNLLRSLINNRQIGITAVDSDRISPQIRFYRDTQGTTIERTVPDCSVLGNRTNVSCIENKGTSVDSNPSSPASIGRKETKCRRKQSYPSKAPMSPDVVNYQHESNEEQAQDFTAWSNKMKGKVEDQKQQFDQHSGNMAKKVDMSCTNCGTMTTTIWRRNMKGEMVCNACGLYYKLHGVNRPVTMRRDTIHTRRRRPKGEKPTRHRKKGDSILAPQSEQMDAESADMLAALRRQIQPHLMMAALTPPRIPGAHPPAPTAQLNYSLPLPSYMMHHVKAEGREQCHLSTEAEETEAGDEENVSDVPLNLVATSLSEEAH from the exons ATGTTCGATGTACCGCCCAAGTTCTACGAGCTGTGTCGCCTTTGTTTATCGTCGGACGGTGTCAAATTGTCCATATTCGAAGAGGAAGGCGCCCAGCGGAACTTCGCCGATAAGATATTGACGTGCCTCTCGATTACG GTAAAAGATGGAGATTCTTTGCCACCAATCATTTGTCACCGGTGCGTGTACAAGTTGGATGTACTGCACAACTTCCGTGAAGTGTCACACAAATCTGATGTCATACTCAAACAGTACCTGGATTATGCCAAGCAGTTATCATCACACGATGATCAG AAGAAATCTTTCTCCACTGCCAAAGTAGCAGGCTTAAGTCCTCTACAGTCATTTCTCCAATTGAACAAAACATTGTTCAATGAGGAGCCTAACTCTCCGGCCAGCATTAATCAAAACGTTATACCTCAGACTCAAACACATCATTTGGAGTTGTGCACCAATGACATGCCTGAGCATGATAACATTAAGTGTGAACCAGAAGATGATACGTGTTCAAATAGTTCTGATCCAGACAGATTAGAAATAGAAGATCGAGATGAACAGGATACTGAGGGGGAAGAAAATGGTTATGATATGACCATTAACAAAAGAATGAAAGTAGAAACAAATTACGAAGAATCAAAAACGAGTACCCCTAATCGCAGTCCAGTAAATAGAATGGATACACCAGAAAGTAATTGTTCAGATACAAATATTGATCAAGAAACAACAAAGTTGTGGCAAGCATTAGCAAA CAACAGGAGTTTAGAGATTACTAGGACGAATGGTGACAAACTAAATAATGGATTTACTGGTGAAGCGACTAATTTACTGCGTTCCTTGATCAACAACAGACAAATCGGTATTACTGCTGTTGATTCGGACAGAATATCTCCGCAAATTAGGTTTTACAGAGACACCCAGGGGACAACGATCGAACGTACTGTACCCGACTGTTCTGTACTCGGCAATCGTACTAATGTTTCGTGTATAGAAAACAAG GGTACATCCGTGGACAGTAATCCGTCAAGCCCTGCCAGTATCGGTCGGAAGGAGACCAAGTGTCGTAGAAAACAAAGTTATCCTAGTAAAGCTCCAATGAGTCCAGATGTCGTTAATTATCAACACGAATCTAATGAAGAGCAAGCACAAGACTTTACAGCGTGGTCAAATAAAATGAAGGGAAAG gtggAGGACCAAAAACAACAATTCGATCAACACAGTGGTAATATGGCGAAAAAGGTAGATATGTCCTGTACAAATTGCGGTACCATGACCACAACCATTTGGAGAAGGAATATGAAGGGGGAAATGGTTTGTAACGCTTGTGGACTCTATTACAAACTGCATGGAGTAAATCGTCCAGTTACCATGAGAAGGGACACGATACATACACGTAGACGCAGACCCAAAGGCGAGAAACCGACAAGGCATAGAA aAAAAGGTGACTCAATTTTGGCACCACAATCAGAGCAAATGGATGCAGAAAGTGCGGATATGTTGGCAGCTCTTCGGCGACAAATTCAACCCCATTTGATGATGGCTGCATTAACGCCACCACGTATACCTGGTGCCCATCCACCAGCCCCTACCGCTCAACTTAATTATTCTCTTCCCTTACCTAGTTATATGATGCAT CATGTAAAGGCAGAAGGGCGAGAACAATGTCATTTATCCACGGAGGCAGAAGAAACTGAAGCAGGAGATGAAGAGAATGTCTCGGACGTACCATTGAATTTGGTTGCGACGTCGTTATCCGAAGAAGCACACTGA
- the LOC126923271 gene encoding transcription factor stalky-like isoform X2 produces MFDVPPKFYELCRLCLSSDGVKLSIFEEEGAQRNFADKILTCLSITVKDGDSLPPIICHRCVYKLDVLHNFREVSHKSDVILKQYLDYAKQLSSHDDQKSFSTAKVAGLSPLQSFLQLNKTLFNEEPNSPASINQNVIPQTQTHHLELCTNDMPEHDNIKCEPEDDTCSNSSDPDRLEIEDRDEQDTEGEENGYDMTINKRMKVETNYEESKTSTPNRSPVNRMDTPESNCSDTNIDQETTKLWQALANNRSLEITRTNGDKLNNGFTGEATNLLRSLINNRQIGITAVDSDRISPQIRFYRDTQGTTIERTVPDCSVLGNRTNVSCIENKGTSVDSNPSSPASIGRKETKCRRKQSYPSKAPMSPDVVNYQHESNEEQAQDFTAWSNKMKGKVEDQKQQFDQHSGNMAKKVDMSCTNCGTMTTTIWRRNMKGEMVCNACGLYYKLHGVNRPVTMRRDTIHTRRRRPKGEKPTRHRKKGDSILAPQSEQMDAESADMLAALRRQIQPHLMMAALTPPRIPGAHPPAPTAQLNYSLPLPSYMMHHVKAEGREQCHLSTEAEETEAGDEENVSDVPLNLVATSLSEEAH; encoded by the exons ATGTTCGATGTACCGCCCAAGTTCTACGAGCTGTGTCGCCTTTGTTTATCGTCGGACGGTGTCAAATTGTCCATATTCGAAGAGGAAGGCGCCCAGCGGAACTTCGCCGATAAGATATTGACGTGCCTCTCGATTACG GTAAAAGATGGAGATTCTTTGCCACCAATCATTTGTCACCGGTGCGTGTACAAGTTGGATGTACTGCACAACTTCCGTGAAGTGTCACACAAATCTGATGTCATACTCAAACAGTACCTGGATTATGCCAAGCAGTTATCATCACACGATGATCAG AAATCTTTCTCCACTGCCAAAGTAGCAGGCTTAAGTCCTCTACAGTCATTTCTCCAATTGAACAAAACATTGTTCAATGAGGAGCCTAACTCTCCGGCCAGCATTAATCAAAACGTTATACCTCAGACTCAAACACATCATTTGGAGTTGTGCACCAATGACATGCCTGAGCATGATAACATTAAGTGTGAACCAGAAGATGATACGTGTTCAAATAGTTCTGATCCAGACAGATTAGAAATAGAAGATCGAGATGAACAGGATACTGAGGGGGAAGAAAATGGTTATGATATGACCATTAACAAAAGAATGAAAGTAGAAACAAATTACGAAGAATCAAAAACGAGTACCCCTAATCGCAGTCCAGTAAATAGAATGGATACACCAGAAAGTAATTGTTCAGATACAAATATTGATCAAGAAACAACAAAGTTGTGGCAAGCATTAGCAAA CAACAGGAGTTTAGAGATTACTAGGACGAATGGTGACAAACTAAATAATGGATTTACTGGTGAAGCGACTAATTTACTGCGTTCCTTGATCAACAACAGACAAATCGGTATTACTGCTGTTGATTCGGACAGAATATCTCCGCAAATTAGGTTTTACAGAGACACCCAGGGGACAACGATCGAACGTACTGTACCCGACTGTTCTGTACTCGGCAATCGTACTAATGTTTCGTGTATAGAAAACAAG GGTACATCCGTGGACAGTAATCCGTCAAGCCCTGCCAGTATCGGTCGGAAGGAGACCAAGTGTCGTAGAAAACAAAGTTATCCTAGTAAAGCTCCAATGAGTCCAGATGTCGTTAATTATCAACACGAATCTAATGAAGAGCAAGCACAAGACTTTACAGCGTGGTCAAATAAAATGAAGGGAAAG gtggAGGACCAAAAACAACAATTCGATCAACACAGTGGTAATATGGCGAAAAAGGTAGATATGTCCTGTACAAATTGCGGTACCATGACCACAACCATTTGGAGAAGGAATATGAAGGGGGAAATGGTTTGTAACGCTTGTGGACTCTATTACAAACTGCATGGAGTAAATCGTCCAGTTACCATGAGAAGGGACACGATACATACACGTAGACGCAGACCCAAAGGCGAGAAACCGACAAGGCATAGAA aAAAAGGTGACTCAATTTTGGCACCACAATCAGAGCAAATGGATGCAGAAAGTGCGGATATGTTGGCAGCTCTTCGGCGACAAATTCAACCCCATTTGATGATGGCTGCATTAACGCCACCACGTATACCTGGTGCCCATCCACCAGCCCCTACCGCTCAACTTAATTATTCTCTTCCCTTACCTAGTTATATGATGCAT CATGTAAAGGCAGAAGGGCGAGAACAATGTCATTTATCCACGGAGGCAGAAGAAACTGAAGCAGGAGATGAAGAGAATGTCTCGGACGTACCATTGAATTTGGTTGCGACGTCGTTATCCGAAGAAGCACACTGA
- the LOC126923267 gene encoding thioredoxin domain-containing protein 11 isoform X2 — protein sequence MLKEEVETSTPRNGDNSHTTIPDSKSNDVAKESHQKVVIKERLTSKMFSYARKIIHFFLAIILTLAALHSSAPKVSKPPLAKPFFNQSSIVLDFYKGHLSAMIERVTEADFSFVMYYAPWDAESQAVRQEFEIVAQYYHSQIFFAAINCWHPSSECRAQYNKVQSYPVLMLYPSRDSGIEYRGIRTWSYMIKFLNTVMNPIVRITHKEQLTDLRVNYDAVVVGYFNFTRLDKTPGYKEFYKAAIRTLEGDSNRELAFAVVTSALSSGTEYNIYKFPSANLFMWGRSLRYPEDSEWTSENILNWISNSIHQPVLWLQPPGVKALTLAPYLKKGPVLFLFTPRNPLHPENYNFNLIREIGLQYYNCADNVLPKEIIQRLSFKRRNAIARHSERNTFCAKLLKETKNQTNDFTTSISIQKWINDSCCVNVVMNKCSLCADIFKVPAVQNSQQTYEICCNEDPTTIKYDDNFKSRRTSASSTNEEDVRSADVVKQAYLKSECKRWITGNRYHQPVFPRDNLEHPNINLTKSVCKINKTLTLIAIDSLHYFYFAEGLGIDLLSKKDKTAVVILDVAHESQYVMQEDFSRYTLIQFINNYTQGFLQRTLRSNNSRRFVQKFKTKVSCKTKDVKSVCIPELTTETFLDTILDPTKDVVVMYHSPYCAFCSAIFYVYLTVAHYLREMDHLLFVKVDGDNNDLPWEYNMNRFPSILFFPAKRKEDSTVYPFSLSVTIPNLVNFILANLDGDSHVEALVNICQSGAGIVPDVCIARTRWLCLDIIQQLLRDYRKLIRHITLLGRLSARNKRKVILLKLAHIKDIHLILGSTIDLREDQHKVKLIRQKYRKYYKNIRSLELDSKVNSTQVGELHQEQNVLERTMIKSEL from the exons ATGTTGAAAGAAGAAGTTGAAACAAGCACGCCGAGAAATGGTGATAACTCGCACACGACTATACCGGATTCAAAAAGTAACGACGTGGCCAAAGAGTCGCATCAGAAGGTCGTGATAAAAGAGAGACTAACCAGCAAGATGTTCTCATACGCTAgaaaaattattcattttttcCTTGCAATTATCTTGACCTTAGCTGCACTCCATAGTTC TGCTCCCAAGGTATCAAAGCCTCCATTAGCTAaaccattttttaatcaaagttCAATTGTCTTAGATTTTTATAAAGGACATTTAAGCGCTATGATAGAAAGAGTGACAGAAGCAGATTTTAGTTTTGTTATGTATTATGCTCCATGGGATGCAGAAAGCCAAGCTGTGCGTCAAGAATTTGAAATAGTTGCTCAATATTATCATTCACAG ATATTTTTTGCTGCTATTAATTGCTGGCATCCAAGCTCAGAATGTAGAGCTCAGTATAACAAAGTACAAAGCTACCCAGTACTGATGCTTTATCCTTCAAGGGATTCTGGTATAGAATACAGAGGTATACGTACATGGTCATATATGATAAAATTTCTTAATACAGTCATGAATCCAATTGTTAGGATAACACATAAAGAACAATTAACAGATTTACGTGTGAATTATGAT GCTGTGGTAGTaggttattttaattttactcgGTTAGATAAAACTCCTGGCtacaaagaattttataaagCTGCTATAAGAACATTGGAAGGGGACTCTAATAGAGAATTGGCTTTTGCTGTTGTGACTAGTGCGTTATCTAGTGGAACGGAATATAATATCTACAAATTTCCATCTGCAAATTTATTTATGTGGGGCAGGTCACTA AGGTATCCAGAAGACTCTGAATGGACTTCCGAAAACATATTAAATTGGATTAGCAATTCTATTCATCAACCAGTTCTATGGCTGCAACCTCCTGGAGTAAAAGCATTAACATTAGCACCATATTTAAAGAAAGGGCCTGTACTTTTTCTTTTCACACCTCGTAATCCTTTGCATCCTGAAAATTACAATTTCAATTTA ATCAGAGAGATTGGGCTCCAGTACTATAATTGTGCAGATAATGTTTTACCTAAGGAGATAATTCAGCGTCTCAGTTTCAAGCGTCGCAATGCTATTGCGAGGCATTCGGAGCGAAATACGTTTTGTGCAAAACTTTTGAAGGAAACCAAAAATCAAACAAACGATTTCACTACCAGCATCTCGATTCAAAAATGGATTAACGATAGTTGCTGTGTCAATGTTGTAATGAACAAATGTTCTTTAT GTGCAGATATTTTCAAAGTTCCAGCTGTACAAAATTCACAGCAGACATATGAAATCTGTTGTAACGAAGATCCTACTACAATAAAATACGATGACAACTTTAAATCCAGGAG aACATCGGCGTCTTCTACAAATGAAGAGGATGTACGATCTGCAGACGTAGTAAAACaagcatatttaaaatctgAATGTAAAAGATGGATAACAGGAAACAGATATCATCAACCTGTATTTCCACGAGATAATCTTGAACATCCGAATATAAATTTAACAAAGTCAGTGTGTAAAATTAACAAAACCTTGACATTAATAGCGATCGATAGTTTACATTATTTTTACTTCGCGGAAGGCCTGGGCATAGACCTTTTAAGTAAGAAGGATAAGACCGCTGTTGTGATATTAGATGTTGCT CATGAGAGTCAATATGTCATGCAGGAGGATTTTAGTCGATATACACttatacaatttataaataattatacccAAGGCTTTTTACAACGCACATTACGTTCTAATAATTCAAGACGTTTTGTGCAAAAATTTAAGACTAAAGTTAGTTGTAAAACAAAGGACGTAAAAAGCGTGTGCATACCAGAATTGACAACTGAAACTTTCTTAGATACTATTTTAGATCCAACAAAG GATGTGGTCGTAATGTACCACTCTCCTTATTGTGCATTTTGTAGCGCAATATTTTATGTGTACTTAACAGTAGCTCATTATTTACGCGAAATGGATCATCTTTTATTCGTAAAAGTAGACGGTGATAATAATGATTTACCATGGGAATATAACATGAATCGATTCCCAtctattcttttttttcctgCCAAAAG AAAAGAGGATAGCACGGTGTATCCGTTTTCTCTGTCAGTTACAATACCGAATCTTGTGAATTTTATCTTAGCGAATTTGGATGGGGATTCGCATGTTGAAGCGCTTGTAAATATTTGCCAGTCTGGAGCCGGTATAGTTCCAGATGTGTGCATCGCTCGAACTCGTTGGCTGTGTCTAGATATTATTCAACAACTGCTTCGAGATTATCGAAAATTAATAAGACATATTACTCTACTGGGAAGATTAAGTgctagaaataaaagaaaagtcaTTTTACTGAAGTTGGCACACATTAAAGATATACACTTAATATTAGGTTCCACTATCGATCTCAGAGAAGATCAACACAAAGTAAAGCTTATCAGACAAAAATAtaggaaatattataaaaatattaggtCACTTGAGTTAGATAGCAAAGTAAATAGTACTCAAGTGGGAGAGTTACATCAGGAACAAAATGTTCTTGAAAGGACAATGATTAAAAGCGAATTGTGA
- the LOC126923267 gene encoding thioredoxin domain-containing protein 11 isoform X1 yields the protein MLKEEVETSTPRNGDNSHTTIPDSKSNDVAKESHQKVVIKERLTSKMFSYARKIIHFFLAIILTLAALHSSAPKVSKPPLAKPFFNQSSIVLDFYKGHLSAMIERVTEADFSFVMYYAPWDAESQAVRQEFEIVAQYYHSQIFFAAINCWHPSSECRAQYNKVQSYPVLMLYPSRDSGIEYRGIRTWSYMIKFLNTVMNPIVRITHKEQLTDLRVNYDAVVVGYFNFTRLDKTPGYKEFYKAAIRTLEGDSNRELAFAVVTSALSSGTEYNIYKFPSANLFMWGRSLRYPEDSEWTSENILNWISNSIHQPVLWLQPPGVKALTLAPYLKKGPVLFLFTPRNPLHPENYNFNLIREIGLQYYNCADNVLPKEIIQRLSFKRRNAIARHSERNTFCAKLLKETKNQTNDFTTSISIQKWINDSCCVNVVMNKCSLCKKNILNNAKREMPVCKLNTNKFYPVCKGADIFKVPAVQNSQQTYEICCNEDPTTIKYDDNFKSRRTSASSTNEEDVRSADVVKQAYLKSECKRWITGNRYHQPVFPRDNLEHPNINLTKSVCKINKTLTLIAIDSLHYFYFAEGLGIDLLSKKDKTAVVILDVAHESQYVMQEDFSRYTLIQFINNYTQGFLQRTLRSNNSRRFVQKFKTKVSCKTKDVKSVCIPELTTETFLDTILDPTKDVVVMYHSPYCAFCSAIFYVYLTVAHYLREMDHLLFVKVDGDNNDLPWEYNMNRFPSILFFPAKRKEDSTVYPFSLSVTIPNLVNFILANLDGDSHVEALVNICQSGAGIVPDVCIARTRWLCLDIIQQLLRDYRKLIRHITLLGRLSARNKRKVILLKLAHIKDIHLILGSTIDLREDQHKVKLIRQKYRKYYKNIRSLELDSKVNSTQVGELHQEQNVLERTMIKSEL from the exons ATGTTGAAAGAAGAAGTTGAAACAAGCACGCCGAGAAATGGTGATAACTCGCACACGACTATACCGGATTCAAAAAGTAACGACGTGGCCAAAGAGTCGCATCAGAAGGTCGTGATAAAAGAGAGACTAACCAGCAAGATGTTCTCATACGCTAgaaaaattattcattttttcCTTGCAATTATCTTGACCTTAGCTGCACTCCATAGTTC TGCTCCCAAGGTATCAAAGCCTCCATTAGCTAaaccattttttaatcaaagttCAATTGTCTTAGATTTTTATAAAGGACATTTAAGCGCTATGATAGAAAGAGTGACAGAAGCAGATTTTAGTTTTGTTATGTATTATGCTCCATGGGATGCAGAAAGCCAAGCTGTGCGTCAAGAATTTGAAATAGTTGCTCAATATTATCATTCACAG ATATTTTTTGCTGCTATTAATTGCTGGCATCCAAGCTCAGAATGTAGAGCTCAGTATAACAAAGTACAAAGCTACCCAGTACTGATGCTTTATCCTTCAAGGGATTCTGGTATAGAATACAGAGGTATACGTACATGGTCATATATGATAAAATTTCTTAATACAGTCATGAATCCAATTGTTAGGATAACACATAAAGAACAATTAACAGATTTACGTGTGAATTATGAT GCTGTGGTAGTaggttattttaattttactcgGTTAGATAAAACTCCTGGCtacaaagaattttataaagCTGCTATAAGAACATTGGAAGGGGACTCTAATAGAGAATTGGCTTTTGCTGTTGTGACTAGTGCGTTATCTAGTGGAACGGAATATAATATCTACAAATTTCCATCTGCAAATTTATTTATGTGGGGCAGGTCACTA AGGTATCCAGAAGACTCTGAATGGACTTCCGAAAACATATTAAATTGGATTAGCAATTCTATTCATCAACCAGTTCTATGGCTGCAACCTCCTGGAGTAAAAGCATTAACATTAGCACCATATTTAAAGAAAGGGCCTGTACTTTTTCTTTTCACACCTCGTAATCCTTTGCATCCTGAAAATTACAATTTCAATTTA ATCAGAGAGATTGGGCTCCAGTACTATAATTGTGCAGATAATGTTTTACCTAAGGAGATAATTCAGCGTCTCAGTTTCAAGCGTCGCAATGCTATTGCGAGGCATTCGGAGCGAAATACGTTTTGTGCAAAACTTTTGAAGGAAACCAAAAATCAAACAAACGATTTCACTACCAGCATCTCGATTCAAAAATGGATTAACGATAGTTGCTGTGTCAATGTTGTAATGAACAAATGTTCTTTATGTAAAAAGAACATATTAAATAATGCAAAAAGAGAAATGCCTGTTTGTAAACTTAATACTAATAAATTTTATCCCGTCTGTAAAGGTGCAGATATTTTCAAAGTTCCAGCTGTACAAAATTCACAGCAGACATATGAAATCTGTTGTAACGAAGATCCTACTACAATAAAATACGATGACAACTTTAAATCCAGGAG aACATCGGCGTCTTCTACAAATGAAGAGGATGTACGATCTGCAGACGTAGTAAAACaagcatatttaaaatctgAATGTAAAAGATGGATAACAGGAAACAGATATCATCAACCTGTATTTCCACGAGATAATCTTGAACATCCGAATATAAATTTAACAAAGTCAGTGTGTAAAATTAACAAAACCTTGACATTAATAGCGATCGATAGTTTACATTATTTTTACTTCGCGGAAGGCCTGGGCATAGACCTTTTAAGTAAGAAGGATAAGACCGCTGTTGTGATATTAGATGTTGCT CATGAGAGTCAATATGTCATGCAGGAGGATTTTAGTCGATATACACttatacaatttataaataattatacccAAGGCTTTTTACAACGCACATTACGTTCTAATAATTCAAGACGTTTTGTGCAAAAATTTAAGACTAAAGTTAGTTGTAAAACAAAGGACGTAAAAAGCGTGTGCATACCAGAATTGACAACTGAAACTTTCTTAGATACTATTTTAGATCCAACAAAG GATGTGGTCGTAATGTACCACTCTCCTTATTGTGCATTTTGTAGCGCAATATTTTATGTGTACTTAACAGTAGCTCATTATTTACGCGAAATGGATCATCTTTTATTCGTAAAAGTAGACGGTGATAATAATGATTTACCATGGGAATATAACATGAATCGATTCCCAtctattcttttttttcctgCCAAAAG AAAAGAGGATAGCACGGTGTATCCGTTTTCTCTGTCAGTTACAATACCGAATCTTGTGAATTTTATCTTAGCGAATTTGGATGGGGATTCGCATGTTGAAGCGCTTGTAAATATTTGCCAGTCTGGAGCCGGTATAGTTCCAGATGTGTGCATCGCTCGAACTCGTTGGCTGTGTCTAGATATTATTCAACAACTGCTTCGAGATTATCGAAAATTAATAAGACATATTACTCTACTGGGAAGATTAAGTgctagaaataaaagaaaagtcaTTTTACTGAAGTTGGCACACATTAAAGATATACACTTAATATTAGGTTCCACTATCGATCTCAGAGAAGATCAACACAAAGTAAAGCTTATCAGACAAAAATAtaggaaatattataaaaatattaggtCACTTGAGTTAGATAGCAAAGTAAATAGTACTCAAGTGGGAGAGTTACATCAGGAACAAAATGTTCTTGAAAGGACAATGATTAAAAGCGAATTGTGA